In Archocentrus centrarchus isolate MPI-CPG fArcCen1 chromosome 21, fArcCen1, whole genome shotgun sequence, the following are encoded in one genomic region:
- the ddx3xa gene encoding DEAD-box helicase 3 X-linked a isoform X8: MSHVVVDNPHGLDQQLAALDLNSADGQGGGTGRRYIPPHLRNKDAPKNDSPGWDAGRTNGFVNGYHDNRTNGGFGGRGPPRTDRGGRGAYRGNRGGGSFNQPLQNAGFGTYENKEGSWGGPPRDAAYNSFGGRSDRSKSAFFNDRGAGSRGRYERGGFAGGGNSRWVEESRDDDWSKPTAPNERLEHELFSGSNTGINFEKYDDIPVEATGSSCPTHIENFHDVDMGEIIMGNITLSRYTRPTPVQKYAIPIIKSKRDLMACAQTGSGKTAAFLLPVLSQIYTEGPGDALQAAKNSGQENGRYGRRKQYPISLVLAPTRELALQIYDEARKFAYRSRVRPCVVYGGADIGQQIRDLERGCHLLVATPGRLVDMMERGKIGLDYCHYLVVDEADRMLDMGFEPQIRRIVEQDTMPPKGIRRTMMFSATFPKEIQILARDFLEDYIFLAVGRVGSTSENITQKVVWVEETDKRSFLLDLLNATVIPSEVQENVTEAPEKTGKDSLTLVFVETKKGADALEDFLYREGYACTSIHGDRSQRDREEALHQFRSGRCPILVATAVAARGLDICNVKHVINFDLPSDIEEYVHRIGRTGRVGNLGLATSFFNDKNSNITKDLLDILVEAKQEVPSWLESLAYEHQHKSNNRGRSKRFSGGFGARDYRQTSGSGGFSNNRSGRNPGGHGGNRGFGGGGFGGNFYSNDSYGGNYSHSGSVDWWGN, from the exons ATTCACCTGGATGGGATGCCGGACGCACCAATGGCTTTGTGAATGGTTACCATGACAACCGCACAAACGGGGGCTTTGGAGGGCGTGGACCCCCTCGCACTGATAGAGGTGGGCGCGGTGCCTACCGTGGTAACAGGGGTGGAGGTTCGTTTAATCAGCCATTGCAAAATGCAG GGTTTGGCACTTATGAAAACAAAGAGGGCAGCTGGGGAGGACCTCCCAGGGATGCGGCCTACAACAGCTTTGGCGGACGTTCTGATAGGTCCAAGTCTGCCTTCTTCAATGACCGTGGGGCAGGCTCAAGAGGAAG ATATGAGCGTGGGGGttttgctggtggaggaaatAGCCGCTGGGTGGAGGAGTCCAGAGATGACGACTGGTCCAAGCCCACAGCTCCCAATGAGCGTCTGGAACA TGAGCTTTTCTCTGGAAGTAACACTGGCATAAACTTTGAAAAATATGATGATATTCCTGTGGAGGCTACTGGAAGCAGCTGCCCAACCCACATTGAAAAC TTCCATGACGTGGATATGGGTGAGATTATCATGGGGAACATCACCCTTAGTCGCTACACTCGCCCCACCCCTGTCCAGAAGTATGCTATCCCAATCATCAAGTCCAAGAGAGACCTGATGGCCTGTGCCCAGACTG GCTCTGGTAAGACTGCTGCCTTCTTGCTCCCTGTGTTGAGTCAGATCTACACCGAGGGACCAGGAGATGCTCTGCAGGCTGCCAAAAATAGTGGACAG GAGAATGGACGGTATGGCCGCCGTAAGCAGTACCCAATCTCCCTTGTCCTGGCCCCCACCAGAGAGCTGGCATTGCAGATCTATGATGAGGCGAGGAAG TTTGCCTACCGCTCACGGGTGCGTCCCTGCGTCGTGTACGGCGGTGCTGACATCGGCCAGCAGATCAGGGACTTGGAGAGAGGCTGTCACCTGCTGGTAGCCACACCTGGGCGTCTGGTTGATATGATGGAGAGGGGCAAGATCGGGCTGGACTATTGCCA CTACTTGGTTGTGGATGAGGCTGACCGCATGTTGGACATGGGTTTTGAGCCACAGATCAGACGCATTGTGGAGCAAGACACAATGCCGCCTAAAGGCATCCGCCGGACAATGATGTTCAGTGCTACCTTTCCCAAAGAAATCCAG ATCTTGGCTCGTGACTTCCTGGAGGACTACATTTTCCTCGCAGTGGGGCGTGTTGGTTCCACTTCTGAAAACATTACCCAGAAGGTGGTCTGGGTAGAGGAGACTGACAAGAGGTCCTTCCTCCTTGACTTGCTCAATGCCACTG TTATTCCCAGTGAGGTTCAGGAAAATGTGACAGAGGCCCCAGAGAAAACGG GGAAAGACTCCCTGACTCTGGTGTTTGTGGAAACAAAGAAAGGAGCAGATGCTCTGGAGGACTTCCTTTACCGCGAGGGTTACGCATGCACCAGCATCCACGGAGATCGGtctcagagagacagagaggaagctCTGCATCAGTTCCGGTCTGGACGCTGTCCCATCTTGGTGGCTACAGCT gtgGCTGCTAGAGGTCTGGACATCTGCAACGTGAAGCATGTTATCAACTTTGATTTGCCCAGTGACATTGAAGAATACGTTCACCGTATTGGCCGTACGGGACGTGTGGGCAACCTCG GTCTGGCCACGTCGTTCTTTAAcgacaaaaacagcaacataacCAAAGATTTGCTGGACATTCTGGTTGAGGCCAAGCAGGAGGTTCCCTCCTGGCTTGAGAGCTTGGCCTACGAGCACCAGCACAAGAGCAACAATCGTGGGCGCTCTAAGAG GTTCTCTGGAGGTTTCGGAGCTAGAGACTACCGTCAGACATCTGGCTCTGGAGGTTTCAGTAACAACCGTTCAGGGCGCAACCCTGGAGGCCATGGAGGGAACCGTGGCTTTGGTGGAG GTGGATTTGGTGGCAACTTCTACAGCAACGACAGCTACGGAGGAAACTACAGCCACTCGGGTAGTGTGGATTGGTGGGGAAACTAG